Sequence from the Microplitis demolitor isolate Queensland-Clemson2020A chromosome 7, iyMicDemo2.1a, whole genome shotgun sequence genome:
AACTCCGTTTGCTGAATAGAATCTATGGCGCGTTTAGCTTTCAGCGTTGCCTCAGCCTCGCGATCACGCGCGACTTGTAAATTTCTCAATGTCTCCTCCAACTTAACAGACAATTCGCGTTTTTCTTTCATCACCTGATCCAACTGATGGACAGTCTCTGGACTGGTATCAATAGCATCCGTAAACTTTTTACTACCAGCCTGACTCTCTTCCAGAGCTTTCTTCAGTTCTATTTTCGCTTGAGTCAACTGTGCCTCCAGTTCACTGATTCGCGACTCATACATTATACTCGGGCCCTCAATTAActgatgtaattttatttttttaccaggACTAGACTGAATGTGATCAACATCCACCGACTTgtctcttttattttcatcttgactgtcatattcatttaaaaatgatttaagcAACACCgtcttatttttatcatgcaGCGCCTCGTTTTCCGCCACAACATCACGGATTTTACCgagcaaattttttaattcttcctTACAGTACTGAGACTCAGATTCCAACTGCTCAATATATTCTTCCTGACGTATTATAAATGTTGACATTTCTTTCGGTGTCATTTGTGAATTATCGCCGCTCAATACCGAAGTAATTGGCAGACGTTTGTCTAATACTAATCCTGTATTAGttcttgatgataaattaccTGGAAAACCTTTTGAACAATCACTTACTACACTTCTGTCATCTGTATCATCCGCTGACTCATGCAACTTTGTATTACTTcgtctataaatatttttttctcgcattattttactgaaataaattttttttaaattaatatcaaacaaattatatattttaagtataaaaaaaatatatatatatatattacccaGATCCTCTTGGAGTGTAAGATTCAGCTAGTAAATATTTCAAACGTGATACTGCTTCTCTGTAAGCTGTTTCTGTATAatcaggtattttttttttattaatatccattttttgtatataatttaatttcctaagaaaaaaaaataatattaatatttataattaaaaataataataattgttttttaattaactggtAGACttcatgagtgtgaatgtagcagacatcaaatttaaaattaataataaatagagtaaataattaataaaataaaatttttaaaaaatgggcatttgaaaaattttaaaattaataagtgcattttttataaatatttttttttaattatttactctatttatttataaatttaaatttatctcatgtctgctatattcacTCACGCAGACTTCTAGTctctttcaaaattatttactatatgtGGTGATATTTCGTGGGTCCAATACCCATATCCTCAGACCATAAATCTATTgactcgataaaaaaattttatttaaatttttgtaattaattatttttttattgatatgattttttcttttttattttcatgtttttcgtttttttaaagtctGTTTTAAGTTcgtatttagtaatttttttaaaaaattttatttaaaaaaaatgtggtcAGTATAAGCAGTGAAAGTAGTCTGAGGATGTTGGGTATTGGACCCACGAAATATCAccatatagtaaataatttttaaagtgatCCGAAGTctgctaattaatttaaaaaaaaacaaatattaaaaccgatcagaaaaatatatattgaaaaattttttaaaaaacaaatagtaataataataaaaacttacttTAGTTTGAAACGTTTTGGTCTTCCAAAAGGTGCATTTTcaatatgattaaaataaaaattacttttcggTTTAGAGTAATAAGATTTGAATGGTAATTTAGGTCGTGATAAGTAACTTCCAGGACTTTGAATAGCTAATGAGGATGTACCAGTTCGACATCGTCGAGAATAGTTGTTGGTCGGTAGCATTCCGTTAGCATTATGGCATCTAGGTTGCTTTGACGGGGATTACATATAAGCTCGTTGAGTCGTAGTTGAATCGATTATGACGGTAATATACAGGAGTCGGACGTACAAATACACTGTTAAATCTGAAATCTTTAAACAGTACTTGGGAGGGCTTGTAAGCTAAGTCAACCAACCAAGTAAATTGAACTTTTGTACAATGGGACGTAACCAGAGACTGGTACCAGTGGAAAATAGCGTGCAGAAAGTCATCCGTGCTTATGAGAGACAGGCACCGTCACTATCACGCCATCCTCTCATACCTTgactatcatttttatattatatctttttttcttatctcgTTATTAATTACACGTTAATAAGATGCctcatttataataaaataattaacaatgttattttatttttataaataatatcaattaatttaatacaataatttagttttaaaaataataaaataagtacggttttaatttaaattcacactTATCAATTTTCACTGGTTATCCTCGAGTTTACTTCTCTGGGTTCAAATGTATCGTCTGATTCTATAGTTCGATATTCTCTTccatctaaataaatatttacgatttttaaatatggCCTAGATTTAttcctactttttttttttaagtgaatgcccttattaatttaaattaataattacataattaaattatgtgttcattaaaaaaataaaaataaaagtaaaataaagtaactgattaaatattacatactaattattattattatcgaatCTAAGTAATACTTttgtaagaataaatttttttactaacaaGGACATTCagcttaataaattttaccttcaATTTGATTTATCAGAGGTCTTATAGATATCAACATTAAAAGGCCAACAGTTGCGGCTCCTCCGCAAACAAAACTCAGTACATCCCGATAATAATAAGGAGAATTGAACTTGTGAAGTCtgcgattaaaatttttatttaattaattagggAAACGTACTGAATTAAACTcattggaaattattttaaaaaattgaattatatttttaattgataaagttTTATTGTTGAGTAACAGACTTACGTGTATTGTATTGCCATGACAACAATTCCATTACTGAGTTTGTCGGTAAAACTCATAGCACCATAAACAAAAGCACCGCTTTCTGTATTTGGGCCAATTAAATCTGCGGTTACTCCAAGACTAGTTACTAGCATCATAGATCCGCTTGCTCCTGTACTcagtaatatatttatttattttttcatgatatcAGCATCGAAACTCACAGCTTGTGTGTCTACAGCCAGTCGAAAAAAGCGAATTTCAGTCCAATACCGCGAATAGATATTAGCAAACGCGTAAATTGTGAATGTTATCAGTCAAGATCGACCCTTGGGAAGATCACGTGGCTTAATTAAAACCAGAGGAGTAAAAGAAGACCTAATACTGCGTTTACCTTCTCTGTAAAGTTTATGAACGCATTATGGTAATCGATTGTTTTTCCGGTTTAACCAGATAATATTtgtactgaaaatttaaattttggccTCTAAAagtttatgagtgtgaatgtagcagacatcagacaaatgtaaaattattaataaatagactaaataattaataaaataaaatttttaaaaatgggcatttaaaaaatttacaaattaataagtgcattttttataaatattttttttttaattatatactctatttatttataatttaaaatttgtcttaatgactttcttccctctaaacagagtaggaatttaaattttcagtgcagttataatgaaaaatttcttcttctaGAAGACGTTCTTCCCTTTtaacagaaaataaatgataaaattagcGCATGCATCATTTTTCCCACAAACTTTTAgagccaaaaatttaaacttttagatgcagatctgatgaaaaatcGTTTACACATCAGGGAGGCAGGTAAGATGTAGTTCACCCTCGCCTTTGGTAATTACACACGCAAGTTGGAATTTCTTACTTTCCTTCCTgaatgtgtaatatactattataaattgcaaatgataATTTACGCTTAcgctaataattaatgacactattggttttaaattaacttgtttctgactggctgtcgacactgaaattttaagttccaatgcaagtaatcataaataatattaatttgttaattgttaaataatttaccgaGTAATAAAGAAACcggatatatatacaatttagtaaaattcgTCCCTTGGCCAAACCATATCCACACACACGCAGATATACCCAGCAATACTCCAAGGGCATACGAAATTTTTCTACCTAATTTGGTATTTATTCTCTCAATTATCAAGGAAACTTTAAAGCTGCTGAGGTACATTATCAGGGGGATTATTGCCAAAGATGTCGCGGGCATTTTCAAAGTATCGTGTAAATATAAAGGTACATAAATTTGTGATATATTTACAAACAACCTAGTTGCCATGTACACGACAGCTACTTGATAGAACTTAACGTCTCTCAAAAATGACGAAGCCGGTCGTAAATTTCGTCTTATAGGAcctacacaaaaaaaattacaatttattaaagttttggacaataatttatttaaattttaaaataactcatACTTCCAAtatgagatttaaaaataaaaatttaactaattaattaccaGTAGAATCGTGCGGAGTTTCTTGAATAATTGAATGGAAAGTAATTGACGCTACAACACCAACTGCCATACCAATTAGAACAATTTGTTGAAATTTGTAAACATCTTTTGGACCTATttggttatttaaattatcactgGTGACGTGCAATACTGCCCAGGTTACTCCGTATacaaaaacatttgaaaaaactgtaaatgtatatctaaaaaaaaaaaaaaatgattataaatttatcattcaatgataaaaatgaatgtgCGAATAAATTAGTCGGACATTCATTCAGTGAATCATACAATAGAATATTaagttgaataattaattaaaattaatttgtttacaatGTTACCTAATTGCAGTGAGCTCCGTTCTTTCGTGTTCGGTTGGTGTGAGATCAGGTATCATAGACAAGTGTGATATTTGTACAGCAGCCCAACcgaattgaaatattattataaatgccGAATAATAAACTATTTGAGCCCAATGCTCAGCATTGTAACAATTTATACAAcgagaaaatataaaaggaaaACTAAACATGACACATATTGTacctagaaaaaatatataaattaatatgagtGCGAATGTACCTGacaagtagaaatttttaaatgatactaaaattagccgacgtctaataatttttttattttttttataacaataaattataaaaaaaatatttgaaaaaattgcacttatagttttttaaattttctacatgtgcatatttttagtttttttttttttataattgacgttaaaaaaaaaattcgaaaatttttaattgtttactaaccaggatcataattttttaaatttttgaataaataaataaaatttaaataaagaaaaaattttaaaatgcgtatttagatcaatgaaaaatcagtatgcgcatttttttaaatttcattactttaatttaaaatttataaattgtctcatatCTGCTACACTgacatgagtgtgaatgtaccTAATAAGtgggaattttaaaaactttttgataattaaatcaattgtaAGTTGgatcgaaattaaaaaatgcgtatttaaatcaatgaaaaaatgcgcgcattttttaaaatttatttacttaaattttataaattgactCATGACTGCAACATTTATActcgtaaattaaataaataatacctATTAGATGCCAAGTTTTCCGTCTTCCATATCTACACAACCAGAAGTCATCAGTTTTATCTGATTGCAATCCAATAAATGGCGTAGAAACAGCATCAGCTACTTGACCAATAAGTAAAACAGTTCCTGATAACACGGGATTGAAACCCAATacaaagtgaaaaaatacaattaaatatgtaaacCACAATGAGGCACAAATGTCATTCAACACATGCCCGACTCCATATGcccatttttgtttttttgacaGCCTCTGGACTATCTCCGTGTAATCATGTTCTACTGAATTTGTACTTTGATTATCCATTATTCTATTTactataattacaattataaatatatatatttatataaatttaaaattaatccttAATTGAGTCACTGGGATACTTTGTGATGATTCAAATAACCTAACAACTGACAGGTTAGAAAAATTGCAATGACaactttaacaattttataaaaaatataaatttgtagacaataagatatatattattttattgttaccattttttggtaattgttatttacaataatactaattattgtatataattaattaaaatagtttttttttgacagtaCTGGCTGTCACATCTGAACTGACACTAAACAGCTGTTAGAAAAACTCCTCTTTGAtgatatcataaatttttgtaatcttCCGctcatttttctattattattataatttaatgagcaTGTATGACTCATTAACGACTTTGCGGTCAACAGATAAACAAATACaaataacaaaacaataattataattattatctttaattattttatgatcctaaagttagcgggcaattaaatattttgaattttttttcaacaaatcgtttacaagaaaaaaaattttaaatatgcgcatgtagaaaatttaaaaaactccgagggtcagtttttcaaaccggatttaaattattactgctggtatatttatatattattaatatactagcgatattaatttaaatgagtatgaatgtaacaagtgggaatttttttaattttattttaaaataaataaataaaatgtaagtagaataaaaatttaaaaattcgtatttacAGCTGTAGCGTAGCACATTTCGGAGTGCACccttgttaattatttttattatttgcgcggtaaatttaaatatttgaaaaatatactatTAGAAATCggagaaaactaaaaatcgtGCGGCaaaatatgatagaaaaatatttaaaaaattataaaaaaaaacatgtaagtgtttgaacaaaccttagtggggaaataatatgcagaaggatgtcctaatacacttgaagatttgaattaaattgctttaagtgtattgcagctaaaaaaaacgtcacttaactgctatttcccaccagacgatgtcAGATAATTCTGCTCAGGACCTTGCAAGTTATCAGTaacactttacactagcactgaacactcaaCAATTTATGCTTGCACTAGACATTTAACACTTAAAGACACCACAgacactttgcacaatttacattttacaaaCACTGCACAATTTCATTGAACAATAActatgaacaataaatttgatggATAATTACACGACGTATCTGCAATACTGtgattaaattcaaacttaaaaaatgatcGTTGAGTACAGTAATACGCAGTAGCATCaacttggcgcgaaatttcaaaattgaaagtgaataattttttaaaatttgtgtcaataataatattaatttgaccaaaaaaagtatactctaaatgttttattttttattaataatttgttaattatttttattaatcgcgcggtaaatttaaagattcacaaaataaattattagaaatcgaagaaaaagtaaaaattgttattcataataaaatggcggcaaaatatgataaaaaaatatttaaaatatttaaaaaaaaaacacgcaagtgtttgaacaaaccttggtggcgaaataatatgcagaagggtatcctaatacacttggagatttgaattaaattgctccaagtgtattgcagctaaacAAACGTCACTtgactgctatttcccaccaaacgatgccagatgattttggTCAGGAACTTGGTagtatcagcatcagcaattTGCAACACTtttacactagcactgaacactcGACACCTTAGGACACCACAGATACTttgcataatttaaattttacaaacactgcacattttaattaatcaattactattagcaataaattttatggataatttCGTGAATTAACTGCGATACAGTGTTTCTAATTGAACTGACTGCCGCTATTGGACCGTCAGTTGATCCAAAGCAATCGATTTTGCGATTCATCGACCGCCCCCACTctagcaaaaatttgaacgtcGAATATAGCGACGCGCAGTAGCGCCATCTtagcgcgaaatttcaaaattgaaatttaataattttattaaaatttatttttgtcaatacttatattaattagactaaaaagtatactcatagtttttttattttcataaataatttattaattatttttattatttgctcGGTAAATTTAGAAATTCGAAAAATAGGTAATTAGAAAtgcgaaaaaattaaaaatcgtaaattaaaataaaacggcG
This genomic interval carries:
- the LOC103574102 gene encoding serologically defined colon cancer antigen 8 homolog isoform X3; amino-acid sequence: MLPTNNYSRRCRTGTSSLAIQSPGSYLSRPKLPFKSYYSKPKSNFYFNHIENAPFGRPKRFKLKKLNYIQKMDINKKKIPDYTETAYREAVSRLKYLLAESYTPRGSGKIMREKNIYRRSNTKLHESADDTDDRSVVSDCSKGFPGNLSSRTNTGLVLDKRLPITSVLSGDNSQMTPKEMSTFIIRQEEYIEQLESESQYCKEELKNLLGKIRDVVAENEALHDKNKTVLLKSFLNEYDSQDENKRDKSVDVDHIQSSPGKKIKLHQLIEGPSIMYESRISELEAQLTQAKIELKKALEESQAGSKKFTDAIDTSPETVHQLDQVMKEKRELSVKLEETLRNLQVARDREAEATLKAKRAIDSIQQTEFEKCQAESEIRRLKDELERQRDKIREATQETSRRLADERHQVERRYGQQVEQLSADVATHWDAASKSQLEIERQRREILDLKRELAQKQALIDDLKKELHNKISNLQSDLNQMAAEKDAVEQEVATAKLSAERSERHAKQEQSRWQTEINSYKQRLERADADIVHCRRENLRLSEQIASLEKELNMVKIIRADSQTPAATPRLDNEKDLTSMIMDMETKHATTVAGLEDALSNQAMLVSQLSAECQSLTQRLDANNLTHKGTG
- the LOC103574102 gene encoding serologically defined colon cancer antigen 8 homolog isoform X2 — its product is MLPTNNYSRRCRTGTSSLAIQSPGSYLSRPKLPFKSYYSKPKSNFYFNHIENAPFGRPKRFKLKKLNYIQKMDINKKKIPDYTETAYREAVSRLKYLLAESYTPRGSGKIMREKNIYRRSNTKLHESADDTDDRSVVSDCSKGFPGNLSSRTNTGLVLDKRLPITSVLSGDNSQMTPKEMSTFIIRQEEYIEQLESESQYCKEELKNLLGKIRDVVAENEALHDKNKTVLLKSFLNEYDSQDENKRDKSVDVDHIQSSPGKKIKLHQLIEGPSIMYESRISELEAQLTQAKIELKKALEESQAGSKKFTDAIDTSPETVHQLDQVMKEKRELSVKLEETLRNLQVARDREAEATLKAKRAIDSIQQTEFEKCQAESEIRRLKDELERQRDKIREATQETSRRLADERHQVERRYGQQVEQLSADVATHWDAASKSQLEIERQRREILDLKRELAQKQALIDDLKKELHNKISNLQSDLNQMAAEKDAVEQEVATAKLSAERSERHAKQEQSRWQTEINSYKQRLERADADIVHCRRENLRLSEQIASLEKELNMVKIIRADSQTPAATPRLDNEKDLTSMIMDMETKHEEPVDMDDGPLTLTTSPSKKKRTVKVDLKLKINPKKKSVVLQS
- the LOC103574101 gene encoding major facilitator superfamily domain-containing protein 12; protein product: MDNQSTNSVEHDYTEIVQRLSKKQKWAYGVGHVLNDICASLWFTYLIVFFHFVLGFNPVLSGTVLLIGQVADAVSTPFIGLQSDKTDDFWLCRYGRRKTWHLIGTICVMFSFPFIFSRCINCYNAEHWAQIVYYSAFIIIFQFGWAAVQISHLSMIPDLTPTEHERTELTAIRYTFTVFSNVFVYGVTWAVLHVTSDNLNNQIGPKDVYKFQQIVLIGMAVGVVASITFHSIIQETPHDSTGPIRRNLRPASSFLRDVKFYQVAVVYMATRLFVNISQIYVPLYLHDTLKMPATSLAIIPLIMYLSSFKVSLIIERINTKLGRKISYALGVLLGISACVWIWFGQGTNFTKLYIYPVSLLLGASGSMMLVTSLGVTADLIGPNTESGAFVYGAMSFTDKLSNGIVVMAIQYTLHKFNSPYYYRDVLSFVCGGAATVGLLMLISIRPLINQIEDGREYRTIESDDTFEPREVNSRITSEN